A single window of Nocardia sp. NBC_01327 DNA harbors:
- a CDS encoding UDP-N-acetylmuramoyl-L-alanyl-D-glutamate--2,6-diaminopimelate ligase — translation MPAQSSPQVIRPAAPPVTTLRTVAELTGARSAGSAGMLTGAESQVQLTGIEQRSNAVLPGDLFAGLAGTHAHGARFARAAVERGAVAIFTDPAGAELIGAIDVPVLVHEAPRSVLGALSSALYGDPSRTLRIIGITGTSGKTTTAYLVEAGLAAAGFRTALLGTIETRIGGVRVPSALTTPEAPQLHAMFAVMVEQGVQAVVMEVSSHALALGRVDGVRFAVGAFTNLSQDHLDFHADFEDYYAAKRRLFVPADSAVVPAATAVLCIDDEWGTRLAGDVTVAAMANGQPQIVTVTTRPGVGADWIAGAATQAAASQQFEATGPGVNLEVRLRLPGAYNIANGLLALAVCAAAGADVASAAAALGEVDVPGRMQRVERGQDFLAVVDYAHKPAAIESVVATLRALLAEQDGGRLAVVVGAGGDRDAGKRPLMGAAGARGADLLIITDDNPRSEDPAAIRAAVRAGADEVPPGERGQVREVGDRADAIAAAVDWANPGDVVLIAGKGHETGQEISGVKYPFDDREVLAAALSRRTRDLTHS, via the coding sequence GTGCCCGCGCAGTCCAGCCCGCAGGTAATTCGGCCCGCCGCACCGCCGGTGACCACCCTGCGCACGGTGGCGGAATTGACGGGCGCGCGCTCGGCAGGTTCGGCCGGAATGCTCACCGGCGCCGAGTCGCAGGTCCAGCTGACCGGTATCGAGCAGCGCTCGAATGCGGTGCTGCCGGGTGATCTGTTCGCGGGTCTGGCCGGTACGCATGCGCACGGCGCTCGGTTCGCCCGGGCGGCGGTGGAGCGCGGCGCGGTCGCCATCTTCACCGATCCGGCGGGCGCGGAGCTCATCGGCGCGATCGATGTTCCGGTGCTCGTGCACGAGGCGCCGCGTTCGGTGCTCGGCGCGCTGTCCTCGGCGCTCTACGGTGATCCCTCGCGCACGCTGCGCATCATCGGCATCACCGGCACCTCGGGCAAAACCACCACCGCGTATCTGGTGGAGGCGGGTCTCGCGGCCGCCGGTTTCCGGACCGCGCTGCTCGGCACCATCGAGACCCGCATCGGCGGCGTCCGGGTGCCGTCGGCGCTCACCACCCCCGAGGCCCCGCAGCTGCATGCCATGTTCGCCGTCATGGTGGAGCAGGGTGTACAGGCGGTGGTCATGGAGGTCTCCAGCCATGCGCTCGCGCTGGGCCGGGTGGACGGGGTGCGGTTCGCGGTCGGGGCGTTCACCAATCTTTCGCAGGACCACCTGGATTTCCACGCCGATTTCGAGGACTACTACGCGGCCAAGCGCCGCCTGTTCGTTCCCGCTGATTCGGCCGTGGTGCCCGCCGCCACCGCGGTGCTCTGCATCGATGACGAATGGGGCACCCGGCTGGCGGGCGATGTCACCGTCGCGGCCATGGCGAACGGGCAGCCGCAGATCGTGACCGTGACCACCCGCCCCGGCGTGGGCGCGGACTGGATCGCCGGTGCGGCCACCCAGGCGGCGGCCTCACAGCAGTTCGAGGCCACCGGTCCCGGTGTGAATCTGGAGGTGCGCCTGCGACTTCCGGGCGCGTACAACATCGCCAACGGCCTGCTCGCGCTCGCGGTGTGCGCGGCGGCGGGCGCCGATGTGGCCAGTGCCGCAGCGGCTTTGGGCGAGGTGGATGTGCCCGGGCGTATGCAGCGGGTGGAACGCGGCCAGGATTTCCTGGCCGTGGTCGACTACGCGCACAAGCCCGCGGCCATCGAATCGGTGGTGGCGACACTGCGTGCGCTGCTCGCCGAGCAGGACGGGGGCCGACTGGCGGTGGTGGTCGGGGCCGGCGGTGATCGCGACGCCGGCAAGCGCCCGCTCATGGGTGCGGCCGGGGCGCGCGGCGCCGATCTGCTGATCATTACCGACGACAATCCACGCAGTGAGGATCCGGCGGCCATCCGCGCCGCTGTCCGCGCGGGAGCCGATGAGGTTCCGCCGGGTGAACGCGGACAGGTCCGGGAGGTCGGGGACCGGGCCGACGCCATCGCCGCCGCCGTCGACTGGGCGAACCCCGGCGACGTGGTGCTGATCGCGGGCAAGGGACATGAGACAGGGCAGGAGATTTCGGGAGTGAAGTATCCGTTCGACGACCGCGAGGTGCTCGCGGCGGCCTTGTCGCGAAGGACGAGGGACCTGACGCATTCATGA
- a CDS encoding peptidoglycan D,D-transpeptidase FtsI family protein produces the protein MDASTRFRFGVGRFVMLLALLVAAAQLLWIQSWSAPTLSAEAASQRTVKLPDPATRGPITDRYGKSLAFTIAAKALTFQPVKVRKELSDAHTKNPSAPDPDDRLQAIAKYIHQKLGNDAPEKDLLTKLRSDDPFSYLVRNVDPQVAADISLQFPEVGTERQDMREYPGGSLAANMIGATGWDGHGQIGLESAMDAILAGSDGSMTYDRGSDGAVIPGSWRDRLPAVNGYGVELTLDSDLQYYVQQQVQQAKDMSGAQSASAVVLDAHTGQVLAMANDATFNPALGPQYWSQSDLGNPSVQSVYEPGSVNKIVTAAAAIEYGLTTPDEVHQVPGSISLGGVTVNDAWVHGVAPYTTTGIFGKSSNVGTLMLAQRVGEDRWYDMVKKFGIGQRTGVGLPGESAGVLPARDQWSGATFANLPIGQGLSMTTLQMTSMYQAIANDGVRIPPRIVKAKIAPDGTRTEEDQPDSVKVVSPQTAQTLRQMFEAIVQKDPQGGNQTGTGTQAAIEGYQVAGKTGTAQQIDQKCHCYSNDRYWITFAGMAPADNPRYVIGMMLDAPVRSSDGSGGGSAAPLFHSIASWALQRDRVPPSPPAKPLILQAS, from the coding sequence ATGGACGCCTCGACGCGCTTCCGGTTCGGGGTGGGCCGTTTCGTCATGCTGCTGGCGCTGCTGGTGGCCGCCGCCCAACTGCTGTGGATTCAGAGCTGGTCCGCGCCGACCCTGTCGGCGGAGGCGGCCAGTCAGCGCACGGTGAAGCTGCCCGATCCCGCGACCCGCGGTCCGATCACCGACCGCTACGGCAAATCGCTGGCCTTCACCATTGCCGCGAAGGCGCTCACGTTCCAGCCCGTGAAGGTGCGCAAAGAGCTGTCCGATGCGCATACCAAGAACCCGTCGGCGCCGGATCCGGATGACCGACTGCAGGCCATTGCCAAATACATTCACCAGAAGCTGGGCAATGACGCGCCGGAGAAGGATCTGCTGACCAAGCTGCGCAGCGATGATCCGTTCTCCTATCTGGTGCGCAATGTGGACCCGCAGGTGGCGGCCGATATCAGTCTGCAGTTCCCCGAGGTCGGCACCGAGCGCCAGGACATGCGCGAGTATCCGGGCGGTTCGCTGGCCGCCAATATGATCGGCGCGACCGGCTGGGACGGGCACGGGCAGATCGGCCTGGAGTCGGCGATGGATGCGATCCTCGCGGGCTCGGACGGTTCCATGACCTATGACCGCGGTTCCGACGGCGCGGTGATCCCCGGCAGCTGGCGTGACCGGCTGCCCGCCGTGAACGGTTACGGCGTTGAGCTGACCCTGGATTCGGATCTGCAGTACTACGTGCAGCAGCAGGTGCAGCAGGCCAAGGATATGTCGGGCGCGCAGTCCGCCTCGGCGGTCGTGCTGGACGCGCACACCGGCCAGGTGCTGGCCATGGCCAATGACGCCACCTTCAATCCCGCACTGGGCCCGCAGTATTGGTCGCAGTCCGATCTGGGCAATCCCTCGGTGCAGTCGGTGTACGAGCCGGGTTCGGTCAACAAGATCGTCACCGCGGCCGCCGCCATCGAATACGGTCTCACCACTCCCGATGAGGTGCATCAGGTTCCGGGCAGCATCAGCCTCGGCGGTGTCACCGTGAACGACGCCTGGGTGCACGGCGTCGCGCCGTACACCACCACCGGAATCTTCGGTAAGTCCTCGAATGTGGGCACGCTCATGCTGGCGCAGCGGGTCGGCGAGGACCGCTGGTACGACATGGTCAAGAAGTTCGGCATCGGCCAGCGCACCGGTGTGGGCCTGCCCGGTGAGAGCGCCGGCGTGCTGCCCGCGCGGGATCAGTGGTCGGGCGCGACCTTCGCGAACCTGCCCATCGGCCAGGGACTTTCGATGACGACCCTGCAGATGACCTCGATGTACCAGGCCATCGCCAATGACGGCGTGCGGATTCCGCCGCGCATTGTGAAGGCCAAGATCGCGCCGGACGGCACCCGCACCGAAGAGGATCAGCCCGACAGCGTCAAGGTGGTCAGCCCGCAGACGGCGCAGACGCTGCGGCAGATGTTCGAGGCGATCGTGCAGAAGGATCCGCAGGGCGGCAACCAGACCGGCACCGGAACCCAGGCGGCCATCGAGGGGTATCAGGTGGCGGGCAAGACCGGTACCGCGCAGCAGATCGACCAGAAGTGCCACTGCTATTCGAACGACCGCTACTGGATCACCTTCGCCGGTATGGCGCCCGCGGACAACCCGCGCTATGTGATCGGGATGATGCTGGACGCACCCGTCCGCAGCTCCGACGGCAGCGGCGGCGGATCGGCCGCGCCGCTGTTCCACAGCATTGCGTCCTGGGCCCTGCAGCGTGATCGGGTGCCGCCGTCACCACCGGCCAAACCACTGATTCTGCAGGCGAGTTAG
- the rsmH gene encoding 16S rRNA (cytosine(1402)-N(4))-methyltransferase RsmH encodes MHPGSDGPRHVPVLLDRADEILGPALGSDGAVYLDCTLGLGGHAEHFLRTYPNIRLVGLDRDTEALKLAGERLRPYENRITLVHTTYDGIAAALEQAGLPPRGSVQAILMDLGVSSMQLDEAERGFAYSIDAPLDMRMDSSTGPTAADVLNTYGHGDLARVLKVYGEERFAGKIASEVLRRRQKTPFVTSAQLVELLYDAIPAAARRTGGHPAKRTFQALRVEVNRELESLEAAVPAALDALAPGGRIVFMSYQSLEDRVVKSELAKRAASKTPLDLPVELPGMGPEFKILTRGAEKATEQEIEDNPRATPVRMRAAERIVGEEQA; translated from the coding sequence GTGCACCCAGGCAGTGACGGTCCCCGCCATGTCCCGGTTCTCCTCGATCGCGCAGACGAAATCCTCGGTCCCGCACTGGGTTCCGACGGGGCCGTCTATCTCGACTGCACACTCGGACTCGGTGGCCATGCCGAACACTTCTTGCGTACCTACCCGAATATTCGCCTGGTCGGGTTGGATCGCGATACCGAGGCCCTGAAGCTGGCGGGGGAGCGACTACGCCCCTACGAAAACCGGATCACGCTGGTACACACCACGTATGACGGCATCGCCGCCGCACTCGAGCAGGCCGGTCTGCCGCCCCGCGGCAGTGTGCAGGCGATTCTGATGGACCTCGGTGTCTCCTCCATGCAGCTCGACGAGGCCGAACGCGGCTTCGCCTACTCCATCGACGCCCCGCTCGATATGCGGATGGACTCCAGCACCGGCCCCACGGCCGCCGATGTGCTCAATACCTATGGGCACGGCGATCTGGCCCGGGTGCTGAAGGTCTACGGCGAGGAGCGCTTCGCGGGCAAGATCGCCTCGGAAGTGTTGCGCCGCAGGCAGAAAACCCCCTTCGTCACCAGCGCGCAGCTGGTGGAGCTGCTCTACGACGCCATCCCGGCCGCGGCCCGCCGTACCGGTGGGCATCCGGCCAAGCGCACCTTCCAGGCGCTGCGGGTGGAGGTGAATCGGGAGCTCGAATCCCTCGAGGCGGCGGTGCCGGCCGCGCTGGACGCGCTGGCGCCCGGCGGCCGGATCGTGTTCATGAGCTATCAATCTCTCGAGGACCGGGTGGTCAAGTCGGAGTTGGCGAAGCGTGCCGCTTCGAAGACCCCGCTGGACCTGCCCGTGGAATTGCCCGGCATGGGACCGGAATTCAAGATCCTGACCCGCGGTGCGGAGAAGGCGACCGAGCAGGAGATCGAAGACAATCCGCGGGCCACTCCGGTGCGCATGCGGGCAGCCGAACGGATCGTTGGGGAGGAGCAGGCGTGA
- the mraZ gene encoding division/cell wall cluster transcriptional repressor MraZ — MFLGTYTPRLDDKGRLTLPAKFRDELAGGLMVTKGQDHSLAVYPKDEFTALARRAASASRSNPQARAFVRALAASSDEQRPDAQGRIVLSAEHRRYANLSKDCVVIGSVDFLEIWDKAAWDSYLAEHEEDYSQAGDESLGEIF, encoded by the coding sequence TTGTTCCTCGGTACCTATACCCCTCGACTGGACGACAAAGGGCGACTCACGTTGCCTGCGAAGTTCCGGGACGAGCTGGCGGGAGGGTTGATGGTCACGAAGGGTCAAGACCACAGCCTTGCCGTATATCCGAAGGACGAGTTCACCGCGCTTGCGCGGCGGGCGGCGTCCGCGTCTCGAAGCAATCCGCAGGCTCGCGCATTCGTCCGTGCCCTGGCTGCCTCCTCGGACGAACAGCGTCCGGACGCGCAGGGCCGCATCGTGTTGTCGGCTGAGCATCGCCGCTACGCAAACCTTTCCAAGGACTGCGTGGTGATCGGCTCGGTCGACTTCCTCGAAATATGGGACAAGGCGGCGTGGGATTCCTACCTCGCCGAGCATGAGGAGGATTACTCGCAGGCTGGAGACGAGTCGCTGGGCGAGATCTTCTAA
- a CDS encoding DUF3040 domain-containing protein codes for MPLSEHEQRMLEQIESALYAEDPKFASTVRGGRLRSATGRRRLQSAALFVLGLFLLVAGIAAPIKLGDFPIISLIGFIVMFGAGVLLLSGGRGMTSQGGRGSEAHPAAGANPGGRGRQKKSGGFSSRMEDRFRRRFEQDN; via the coding sequence GTGCCACTCTCCGAGCACGAGCAGCGCATGCTCGAACAAATCGAGAGCGCGCTCTACGCTGAGGACCCCAAGTTCGCCTCGACGGTTCGGGGCGGACGCCTGCGTTCCGCCACCGGCCGGCGCAGATTACAGTCGGCGGCTTTGTTCGTCCTCGGTCTGTTTCTGCTCGTGGCAGGCATCGCCGCGCCCATAAAGCTGGGCGACTTCCCGATCATCAGCTTGATCGGATTCATTGTCATGTTCGGCGCAGGTGTGCTGTTGCTGTCCGGTGGCCGTGGGATGACCTCCCAGGGCGGCCGTGGCAGTGAAGCGCATCCCGCGGCGGGCGCCAACCCCGGCGGCCGGGGTCGACAGAAGAAGTCGGGCGGGTTCTCATCTCGTATGGAGGACCGGTTCCGCCGCCGGTTCGAGCAGGACAACTGA
- a CDS encoding SAV_6107 family HEPN domain-containing protein, which produces MSGSNQRPAHPGRAGELLRRADGLLMQAAGEQDPPERFRTAYLAALRGAGAVLALTGADRAPRARSRNAWVLMQAAAPEFVMWADYFTGQSETRAALEAGLPRPIDDQRADEFSSRVGAFLHDVEDLLAAASRLRPGTGWVDGMLA; this is translated from the coding sequence ATGTCCGGTAGCAACCAACGTCCGGCCCATCCGGGGCGTGCCGGTGAACTCCTGCGGCGCGCCGACGGTCTGCTCATGCAGGCGGCGGGGGAGCAGGACCCGCCCGAGCGGTTCCGCACGGCCTATCTGGCGGCCTTGCGCGGCGCCGGCGCCGTGCTCGCCCTGACCGGCGCGGACCGCGCGCCACGTGCGCGTTCTCGCAACGCCTGGGTGCTGATGCAGGCCGCCGCCCCCGAATTCGTGATGTGGGCCGACTACTTCACCGGCCAGTCCGAAACCCGGGCCGCACTGGAGGCCGGTCTGCCCCGGCCGATCGATGATCAACGCGCCGACGAGTTCTCTTCGCGGGTAGGCGCATTCCTGCATGACGTCGAAGATCTGCTGGCCGCAGCGTCACGATTGCGTCCCGGAACGGGGTGGGTTGACGGAATGCTGGCCTGA
- a CDS encoding GNAT family N-acetyltransferase has product MTAVTPNTTPAPVVVDLSAATMRARLHDALAVYVAAMDYPRGTEHQRAPMWAEHTTRPGWQSVAAVLPDDDGRLDLRTAPIVAIAYGYHGAPHQWWHQQVYSGMRRTGWPEHAARELLSDYFELTELHVHPAAQGRGIGEILLTRLLQNRPERSVLLSTPEVDAESNRAWRLYRRQGFGDVVRHFIFSGDTRKFAVLGRRLPL; this is encoded by the coding sequence ATGACCGCCGTCACCCCCAACACCACGCCCGCGCCCGTCGTCGTCGATCTCTCGGCGGCGACCATGCGCGCCCGGCTGCACGACGCCCTCGCGGTGTACGTCGCGGCCATGGACTACCCGCGCGGCACCGAACACCAGCGCGCACCCATGTGGGCCGAGCACACCACCCGGCCCGGCTGGCAGTCCGTGGCCGCGGTCCTACCCGATGACGACGGGCGGCTCGACCTGCGCACCGCGCCCATCGTCGCCATCGCCTACGGGTATCACGGTGCGCCGCACCAGTGGTGGCATCAGCAGGTGTACAGCGGTATGCGGCGCACCGGCTGGCCGGAACACGCTGCGCGCGAACTGCTCTCCGATTACTTCGAATTGACCGAACTGCATGTGCATCCCGCCGCGCAGGGGCGCGGCATCGGCGAGATCCTGCTCACCCGGCTGCTGCAGAATCGGCCCGAGCGCAGTGTGCTGCTGTCCACACCGGAGGTCGACGCCGAGTCCAATCGCGCCTGGCGGCTCTACCGCCGGCAGGGATTCGGTGATGTGGTGCGGCATTTCATCTTCTCCGGCGACACCCGCAAGTTCGCGGTGCTGGGGCGGCGGCTGCCGCTGTGA
- a CDS encoding phytoene desaturase family protein, with protein sequence MTVVIIGSGHNALVAACYLARDGHAVEVLERDTVLGGAVSTVERFPGHQVDRGSSAHIMIRHTGIIEELELERFGLRYIDCDPWAFAPAPPGADVPPIVFHRDVERTCESIAAACGARDAAAYRRFVQVWGPRTARVMRSFAGAPTPGRLLRSFWGLDAQGGGSALSREFLQSGDALLDSYFDSERLKAALAWWGAQSGPPMSEPGSAPMVGFAALMHTLPPGRAVGGSGALATALVARLRADGGVVSPGDAATSLTRSGQGWRVGTASGRELHADTVIAGSHILTTLDLLAQGGFDADTLEDWRRRIRVGPGIGMVVRAATTALPEYPGAKAAESATGLQLLVTDRAQLRRAHGAALAGDLPPRPVVLAMSFSALDPSIAPPGEHQLSLWAQWHPYRLADGSSWTEHADREGDRIIAEVDAHAPGFAATVRDRFVQTPADLEREMGLLGGNVMHIEMSLDQMFLWRPLPELSNHRVPGAPGLYLTGASTHPGGGVSGASGRSVAHLVHRDLRRPRLRLPRR encoded by the coding sequence GTGACGGTCGTGATCATCGGATCCGGTCACAATGCGCTGGTCGCGGCCTGTTATCTGGCGCGGGACGGGCATGCGGTCGAGGTGCTGGAACGCGATACCGTGCTCGGCGGGGCGGTGTCGACGGTGGAGCGGTTTCCGGGACATCAGGTCGATCGCGGGTCCTCGGCGCACATCATGATCCGGCACACGGGGATCATCGAGGAGCTCGAGCTGGAACGCTTCGGGCTGCGGTATATCGACTGTGATCCCTGGGCTTTCGCGCCCGCGCCGCCCGGCGCCGACGTGCCGCCGATCGTTTTCCACCGTGATGTGGAACGCACCTGCGAGTCCATCGCCGCGGCCTGCGGCGCCCGTGATGCCGCCGCGTATCGGAGGTTCGTGCAGGTGTGGGGGCCGCGGACCGCGCGCGTCATGCGGTCGTTCGCCGGGGCGCCGACGCCCGGGCGATTGCTGCGGTCGTTCTGGGGGCTCGACGCACAGGGCGGCGGGAGCGCGCTCTCGCGAGAGTTCCTGCAGAGCGGAGACGCGCTGCTGGACAGCTACTTCGACAGTGAGCGGCTGAAGGCGGCGCTGGCCTGGTGGGGTGCGCAATCCGGGCCGCCCATGTCCGAGCCCGGGTCCGCGCCCATGGTCGGGTTCGCGGCGCTCATGCATACGCTGCCGCCCGGCCGGGCCGTCGGCGGCAGCGGCGCGCTGGCCACGGCGCTGGTGGCGCGGCTGCGGGCGGACGGTGGTGTGGTCAGTCCCGGCGACGCGGCCACCTCGCTGACCCGGTCCGGGCAGGGCTGGCGGGTCGGTACGGCGAGTGGGCGAGAACTGCACGCGGACACCGTGATCGCGGGCTCGCACATTCTCACCACACTGGATCTGCTCGCGCAGGGCGGGTTCGACGCGGACACCCTGGAGGATTGGCGCCGCCGCATCCGGGTCGGGCCCGGCATCGGCATGGTCGTGCGCGCCGCCACCACCGCGCTGCCGGAGTATCCCGGTGCCAAGGCCGCCGAATCCGCCACGGGGCTGCAACTTCTCGTCACCGATCGCGCTCAGCTGCGCCGCGCGCACGGGGCCGCGCTCGCCGGTGATCTTCCGCCGCGGCCTGTGGTGCTGGCCATGAGCTTCAGCGCCCTGGACCCGAGCATCGCCCCGCCCGGCGAACATCAGCTTTCGCTGTGGGCGCAGTGGCATCCGTACCGGCTCGCCGACGGCAGCTCCTGGACCGAGCACGCCGATCGTGAGGGCGATCGCATCATCGCCGAAGTCGACGCGCACGCACCGGGTTTCGCCGCCACCGTCCGCGACCGCTTCGTCCAGACCCCCGCCGATCTGGAACGCGAGATGGGCCTGCTCGGCGGCAATGTCATGCATATAGAAATGTCCCTCGACCAGATGTTCCTCTGGCGCCCCCTCCCCGAACTCTCGAATCACCGCGTCCCCGGCGCCCCCGGCCTCTACCTCACCGGCGCCTCCACCCATCCCGGCGGCGGCGTCTCCGGGGCCAGCGGCCGCAGCGTCGCCCACCTCGTCCACCGCGACCTCCGCCGCCCCCGCCTCCGACTCCCCCGCCGATGA
- a CDS encoding carotenoid biosynthesis protein encodes MTETVNPVLGTHKRGAQRALIISATPAVLLVLVQIAYPLTHGVARDRVTVAVVLLSAATALVHAGLTRGVRWAAGLLVIVSGIGLVAEIVGTTTGVPFGCYEYADGRLGAAVAGVPLVVPLAWTGGVYPVWVAVRLVSSRAGVRVSLTALGVVGWDLFLDPQMVADGQWRWSSGLPGLPGLGQIPYTNYLGWFAVALVMAGLLELWDRTAPDSGAARVVPVAVFLWTWLGSTLAHAVFLGLPVSAAYGFAGLGVVGFPLVRGLRARRITLRPLGHGTM; translated from the coding sequence ATGACCGAGACTGTGAATCCGGTGCTGGGCACGCACAAGCGGGGTGCGCAGCGGGCGTTGATTATCAGCGCGACACCTGCGGTGTTGTTGGTGCTGGTGCAGATCGCCTATCCGCTGACACACGGGGTGGCGCGGGATCGGGTGACGGTGGCCGTTGTGCTGTTGTCCGCCGCCACGGCGCTGGTGCATGCGGGGTTGACCCGTGGGGTGCGGTGGGCGGCCGGGCTGTTGGTGATTGTTTCGGGGATCGGGCTGGTAGCCGAGATCGTGGGGACCACCACGGGTGTGCCGTTCGGGTGCTACGAGTACGCGGATGGGCGGCTGGGGGCGGCAGTGGCGGGGGTGCCGCTGGTGGTGCCGCTGGCGTGGACCGGTGGGGTGTATCCGGTGTGGGTGGCGGTGCGGCTGGTGAGTTCGCGTGCGGGGGTGCGGGTTTCGCTGACCGCGCTGGGGGTTGTCGGGTGGGATCTGTTTCTGGATCCGCAGATGGTGGCCGATGGACAGTGGCGGTGGAGTTCGGGGCTTCCGGGACTGCCGGGGCTGGGGCAGATTCCGTATACGAATTATCTGGGGTGGTTCGCGGTGGCACTGGTGATGGCGGGGCTGCTGGAACTGTGGGATCGGACAGCGCCGGACAGCGGTGCGGCGCGGGTGGTCCCGGTGGCGGTATTCCTGTGGACCTGGCTCGGTTCGACACTGGCGCACGCGGTGTTCCTGGGGTTGCCGGTGTCGGCGGCGTACGGGTTCGCGGGGCTCGGTGTGGTGGGATTTCCGCTGGTTCGGGGGCTCAGGGCCCGTCGAATCACACTGCGGCCCCTGGGCCATGGCACGATGTGA
- a CDS encoding LppM family (lipo)protein — MLTGCLRVQVSMGVSSNDRVSGRIVAAAVPQNDKDKGPQLKAPDALASKVRVDPYSQDGYVGSQVYFDDLTFGEVQQLGGLSDQTQGMFNLQFNRVGDLVTLTGRVDLKSLPPQGSDVQLTVAFPARIATTNGTRESDSEVSWKLPAGDVTSLHAEVGYADPNTRSFAGWAGIVGGLTLAVAAVVAVLAYMTRNPDPPAYVRAARWIRNSRNTRV, encoded by the coding sequence ATGCTGACCGGATGCCTGCGCGTGCAGGTGTCGATGGGCGTCTCCTCCAACGACCGGGTGTCCGGCCGCATTGTGGCCGCCGCCGTCCCGCAGAACGACAAGGACAAGGGCCCGCAGCTCAAGGCCCCCGACGCGCTCGCCTCCAAGGTGCGGGTGGACCCGTACTCGCAGGACGGATATGTCGGCAGCCAGGTCTATTTCGACGATCTCACCTTCGGTGAGGTGCAGCAGCTCGGCGGGCTCTCCGACCAGACCCAGGGCATGTTCAATCTGCAGTTCAACCGGGTCGGCGATCTTGTCACCCTCACCGGGCGGGTGGATCTGAAGAGTCTGCCGCCGCAGGGCTCCGATGTGCAGTTGACCGTCGCCTTCCCCGCGCGCATCGCCACCACCAACGGCACGCGCGAGAGCGACTCCGAGGTGAGCTGGAAGCTGCCCGCCGGTGATGTCACCTCGCTGCACGCCGAAGTCGGCTACGCGGACCCGAATACGCGCTCCTTCGCGGGCTGGGCCGGGATCGTCGGCGGTCTCACCCTCGCGGTGGCGGCCGTGGTGGCCGTGCTCGCGTACATGACCCGCAATCCCGATCCGCCGGCGTATGTGCGCGCGGCACGCTGGATTCGCAACAGCCGCAATACCCGCGTGTGA
- a CDS encoding glycosyltransferase: protein MPHSGEFAVRAGTAIAGLGAVTALLNRITLRQLHGGGTTVTEAVTVCVPARDEADRLPGLIADLRAQQGIPHLRVLILDDDSTDDTYGAALKAVGTDERFTVQRNDIAPAPGWTGKNAACARLAELATVEGAPGALVFLDADVRLTPGALGAAVVELRRAQASSLCAWPRQRAETTAERLVQPLLCWSWASTLPLVLGNRSLRPSTAVACGQFLVFDAADYRALGGHAVVADRITEDLAITRALRRSGRRTVLVAGGRLAETRMYRDARELEQGYSRWLWTAYGGPAGSLAVAGFLALGYWVPPLAALAGRGRTRRLGLLGYTAAVTGRLLARSTESGGGLTRADALAALAHPAAIAAYLRLSAKSHLAHHSGALSWKDRALTGIR, encoded by the coding sequence ATCCCCCACTCCGGGGAGTTCGCGGTCCGAGCCGGAACCGCGATCGCCGGACTGGGTGCGGTGACCGCGCTGCTCAATCGAATCACACTGCGGCAGTTGCACGGTGGGGGTACGACGGTGACCGAGGCGGTCACCGTCTGCGTCCCCGCCCGCGACGAGGCCGATCGACTGCCCGGATTGATTGCGGATCTTCGTGCGCAGCAGGGCATTCCACACCTGAGGGTGCTCATCCTCGACGACGATTCCACCGATGACACCTATGGTGCAGCGCTCAAGGCCGTAGGTACGGACGAGCGATTCACGGTGCAGCGCAATGACATAGCGCCCGCTCCCGGCTGGACCGGGAAGAATGCCGCCTGTGCGCGCCTGGCCGAGCTCGCGACCGTCGAGGGCGCGCCCGGTGCGCTGGTTTTCCTCGACGCGGATGTGCGGTTGACCCCGGGGGCGCTGGGCGCGGCGGTCGTCGAATTGCGGCGGGCACAGGCGAGTTCGCTGTGCGCATGGCCGCGACAGCGCGCGGAGACCACGGCCGAGCGCCTGGTGCAGCCGCTGCTGTGCTGGTCCTGGGCCAGCACCCTGCCGCTGGTCCTCGGCAATCGGAGTCTGCGGCCGTCGACGGCGGTGGCGTGTGGGCAGTTCCTGGTCTTCGACGCCGCCGACTATCGCGCGCTCGGCGGGCATGCGGTGGTCGCGGACCGGATCACCGAGGATCTGGCCATCACTCGGGCCCTGCGACGGTCTGGGCGGCGCACCGTGCTGGTCGCCGGTGGGCGGCTCGCCGAGACCCGGATGTACCGGGACGCAAGGGAACTCGAACAGGGCTACAGCCGGTGGCTCTGGACCGCCTACGGCGGGCCCGCGGGCAGCCTCGCCGTCGCGGGCTTCCTGGCACTGGGCTACTGGGTGCCGCCCCTCGCGGCGCTGGCGGGACGGGGACGGACGCGCCGACTGGGGCTGCTGGGCTACACCGCCGCCGTCACCGGCCGCCTGCTGGCCCGTTCGACGGAGAGCGGCGGCGGTCTCACACGTGCGGATGCCCTTGCGGCCCTGGCACATCCGGCCGCCATAGCCGCCTATCTGCGACTGTCGGCGAAGTCACATCTCGCCCATCACAGCGGCGCCCTGTCCTGGAAAGACCGGGCCCTCACCGGCATTCGCTGA